The Sandaracinaceae bacterium DNA window CGCCCCAGAAGGCGGAGACGACGCCGATCCAGCCCTGGTACGGCGCGAGCTTGTCGATGAGCTCCTTGGCGTCAGGCTTCTTCGCGATGATCAAGCTCGCAGCGCCGAGTACCCCAAGAACAATGAGCCAGATTCCGTTAACCATTCGAGACCCCCGAGAGATGTTGTGTGAGTTTTCCCCGGCGGCGAGTATGCCATGTGAGTTGCGCGGGTGGGAAGGGTGTCTGTGCAATCAACACCACCTCGACCGGGGAGGCACCGCCGACTATCTTCCCCGGCCATGCACTGGGTCGACCGCGCCACAGGCCGCTATCTCTCGCGCAAAAAGATGTTTGCTGCGGGCTTTGGGGACGTGGCTGCCCTCGAACGGATGCGCGACGCGCCGGCTCTCTTCGACGTTCCACACGGAATTTTCCTCGAGGAGGCCATCAAACAATCTCCATTCCTGACAGGCCGTCAGCGGATTGAGGCGCGATCGACCAAGGGCCTGAATCAACGCGAGGTCTCGTGGCACTCAGGCGCAGTCGACCCGCGCTTCGAGGACTCCGTGAGGAGGGGCCGTGCGCTCTTGCTCACACAACAGGGCGAGCTCTCGCGCGTGGCGCCCCTCTGCATCGCCATGGCCGCGAGTGGTGAAGAGGGCTACGCGCGCCGCGTGAAGCTGCTGGCGCCGCTGGTGCGCGAGGGCTTCGAGGTGCTGGTGCTGGAGAACCCCTTCTACGGTGCGCGGCGCCGGCCCGGCCAGCCGTCCGCCCGGCTGCCCACCGTCTACGAGCAGTTCCACATGAACCACGCGTCGGTGCTGGAGACGCTGGGGCTGCTGCGCGCGCTGCGGGAGCGGCCTGGCTTTCAGCACAAGCCGCTGGGCCTCGTGGGCTACAGCATGGGCGGCTTCATGGTGTCGCTCGCCGCCGGTGCGTTTGGGCAGCCTCTGGCCGTGGTGCCCGTGGCGGCGGGTCGCTCTCCGCGCAGCGTGTACCTCGACGGGGCGCTGTCGTGGGCCGTGGACTTCGCTGCGCTCGAGCGTGAGCGGCCCGATGCACCGCGCGTTCCTGGGGGAGCTCTTCGAGGCCACGGCTCGCCACCTGCACGCGCCCGCGCCCGGGTCGTCCATCGTGATGGCGGCCGCCGAGCGCGACGGCTTCGTCTTCCCCGAAGAGACCGACCAGCTCCTGCAGCACTGGCCCGGCGCGTCCCTGCGGCGCTACCGCGGCGGACACACGCACGTCTTCACCACCTTCGATGCGCACATTCGCCGCGCGGTGCGCGACGCCTTCCGTGGCCTCGCGCGCGGGTAACAAAAGAGACGAAGAAGCCCGCCTGGACCGAAGTCGAGGCGGGCTCGTTCGAGCTTCACGCGGACGGTGTCAGACGCCGATGACGAAGCTGACGCTGGTGGTGCCGCTGCCGCCGATGTTGAGCGTCTGCACGTTCTTGGCGCCGGCCACCTGGTAGTCGCCCGCCGTGTCGGTGACCTGCTTGAAGGCATCGAGCGCCTGGCGCACGCCGGAGGCGCCGACAGGGTGACCCGCGCCGATCAAGCCGCCGCTCGGGTTGATGGGGCAGCGACCGCCGAGGGCGATGGTGCCGTCTTCCACGGCCTTCCAGCTCTCACCGGGCTTGGTGAGGCCGAAGTGGTCGATGGCCATGTACTCGCTGGTGGTGAAGCAGTCGTGCGTCTCGATGCAGTCGATGCCCGACACGTCCGCGATGCCAGCGCGCTTGCGGGCGCTGGTGATGGTGGAGCGCACGTGCGGCAGCACGTACTCGGCGTCCTTGCTCTCGGCCACCTTGTCGTCGAAGCGCAGGCGCGCCGTGTTGTGGCCCCAGCCCTTGATGCGCGGGATGTTCTCGAGCTTCACGCCGTTGCGCGCCGCCCACTTGCTGGCGAACGCGGCCGACGCGAGGATGACCGTGGCCGAACCGTCGGTGACCTGCGAGCAGTCGCTGATCTTCACGCGGCCGCCCACGGCGCCGTTGAACTCGTCGCTCGCCAGGGCGTGCTCCTTGTTCATGTACCAGGTGCGGGTCTGCGCGTTGGGGTTCAGCTTGCCGTTGGCGTAGTTGATGGCGCTGATCTCGGCGAGGTGCTCGTCCTTGAGGCCGTAGCGCTTGTCGTACTCGTCGCCCAGCTTGCCGAAGAGCTTCGGGAACGGGGAACTCCACGCCCTTGGCCTCGAGCTCGTACCAGGCCGCGGGTGCCGAGGAAGTCGCCGCCACGGAGGCGTTCACGGTCTTCATCTGCTCCACGCCCACCACGCACTGCACGTCGTAGCGGCCGGCCTCGATCTCGGCGCTGGCCGCGAGCAGCGTGATGCTGCCCGACGCGCAGGCCGCTTCATGCCGCCCGGTGGGCAGGCCGCTGAAGGCCGGGTCGGCCTCCACGAAGAACGCGCCGATGTGGCCCTGCTTCGCGTAGAGCGACGCGGCGAAGTTGCCCACGTGACCGCTCTCGATCTCTTCGGGAGCCACCTTCGCGTCACGCAGCGCGCCGGCCACGGACTCGCGGATCATGGCGACGAAGTGCTTGCGCTCCTTGCTCCAGTTGCGGGCGAAGTCGGTCTGGTAACCACCAAGGATATAAACTTCTTTGGACATCTCGATTTTCTCCTTCTCTGCTGGTGGAACCGACGCTCAGCCGGCGACGAAGAACTTGCCGACGTTGATGGTGGGGTGGTTGAAGAAGCGCGTGCCCGGCGCGGCGTTCGCCAAGATGGCGGGCACGGGGACGCCCGACTTCTCGAGCATGCCGATGGTCTGCGCGAGGCCGATGGTGTCCACCAGCACGCTGGGCGGCGCCCAGTTGAAGCCCTGACCCATGATCAGGTCGATGCCCGTGATGGTGTCGGTGCACTCGCCCACGCGGTGGAACGAGTAGATGATGTAGCCAGAGATGACCTCGCGCGAGGTCGGCCTCGGCCCTGGCGGCCACGAACGCGGCCATGGCGGCGTCGTAGCGACCGATGCGGTGCAGCTCCGCGATCTCGGCGATGTAGCTGAGGTCCGGGAACTTGATCTCGTCCACCGGCTGGTAGCGGTCGGTGCCGGGAATGAGCGCGAGCTTGCGCTTGCCGTCACGCATGAAGAAGCCGCGGCCGCTCTTGTTGCCGAGCGTGCCCTTGTCCATGAGCTCCGCCATGTACTTCGGCAGCACCAGCGTGCTGTGCGCCTCGTCCTTGGTGAGGGCCACGATGTTGTCCACGATGGCGCGGTGGATGTCCCAGCCCACGAGGTCCACGGTGGCGAGCGGCGTGAGCGCGCGGCCGGTGTAGGGGCCCACGACCTTGTCGATGAGCGCGGGGCCGTGCTCTTCGGCCAGGATGGCGCACTCGTTGAGCACCTTGAAGCCCACGCGGTTGCCGGCGAAGCCCGCCGTGTCGTGCGTGCGGATCATGGTGCGGCCGAGCTTCTTCTCCGAGTACGTCTCGATGAAGTCGAGCAGGCCGGGGTCCGTGTCCTTGCCGGCGATCAGCTCGGTGCCGACGATGACGTTGGGCGGGTTGAAGAAGTGCAGGCCCAGGAAGTTCTTGCGGAACGACTCGCTGCGGCCCTCGGCCAGCGTGTTGATGCTGAGGCCGCTGG harbors:
- a CDS encoding 3-hydroxyacyl-CoA dehydrogenase family protein; this encodes MDAARRADSIVATVTSGLSINTLAEGRSESFRKNFLGLHFFNPPNVIVGTELIAGKDTDPGLLDFIETYSEKKLGRTMIRTHDTAGFAGNRVGFKVLNECAILAEEHGPALIDKVVGPYTGRALTPLATVDLVGWDIHRAIVDNIVALTKDEAHSTLVLPKYMAELMDKGTLGNKSGRGFFMRDGKRKLALIPGTDRYQPVDEIKFPDLSYIAEIAELHRIGRYDAAMAAFVAARAEADLARGHLWLHHLLVPPRGRVHRHHHGHRPDHGSGLQLGAAQRAGGHHRPRADHRHAREVGRPRARHLGERRAGHALLQPPHHQRRQVLRRRLSVGSTSREGENRDVQRSLYPWWLPDRLRPQLEQGAQALRRHDPRVRGRRAA
- a CDS encoding alpha/beta hydrolase family protein; its protein translation is MHWVDRATGRYLSRKKMFAAGFGDVAALERMRDAPALFDVPHGIFLEEAIKQSPFLTGRQRIEARSTKGLNQREVSWHSGAVDPRFEDSVRRGRALLLTQQGELSRVAPLCIAMAASGEEGYARRVKLLAPLVREGFEVLVLENPFYGARRRPGQPSARLPTVYEQFHMNHASVLETLGLLRALRERPGFQHKPLGLVGYSMGGFMVSLAAGAFGQPLAVVPVAAGRSPRSVYLDGALSWAVDFAALERERPDAPRVPGGALRGHGSPPARARARVVHRDGGRRARRLRLPRRDRPAPAALARRVPAALPRRTHARLHHLRCAHSPRGARRLPWPRARVTKETKKPAWTEVEAGSFELHADGVRRR